The Aerococcus loyolae genome contains the following window.
CACCAACAATGAACATGAAACCAGTATTGACAATAGTTTGAGCAAATTGTAATTGGTCAAGAGCCATGAAGATAGCCAGAGCAATTAAACCATATTGAACAATATTAGCTAAAATATTTGATCCGGTTGATTCTTTGAGGAATTGGGATAAGAGATTTCCACCAACAACTCCTAAGATAAGAATGATCACAGCGGATAGTACTAATGGTAGGTAGGCAATAATTGCAGCACCAATAGTATTTAAGACTTCTAATTGAAGGACATTGAGAGCTTCAACAAAGAAGAAGATAACAATGACTGCTTTTACGATGTTGGCAACGATCGCTGATAATTTCACGTTGACATCGCCACTAGCATTGAGGTACTTGGTATACTTATTGATATTAGCTGCTTCCAGTAAGTTTTCGATCAAGTCACCAACTAACTTAGAAACTAGGCCACCCACAGCAATTAAGATGGCTGCTACCAAGATATTTGGAATGGCCGCTAACATCATATTTAAGACATTAATAATTGGGCGGCTAATCGATTCAATACCTAAAACTTCTAGAGCAGCGGTTAATAGTGGGATGAAGAGTAAAACATAAACAATGGTTGCGCCAACTTTGGCTAATTTATTACCACTTGGTGCAGCATCCACTTGGTCTTTAACCGTTTCACCAACGGCCCCTTCAGATTTGTTAACCAGTTTATTCATCCAGCCATCGATGTCAACCTTTTCGAGCAGGCCTTGTACCAAGTCGCGGACAAATCCACAGAGGTAGAAAGCTAATACCAAGATAAGTCCAGAACCAATAATATTTGGAATGAAAGCAAAGAACTTATCGAACATATTGGTAATTGGTTCGAGAACGCCACCGATATTTAAACCATTTAAAATCGCTGGTAAGAAGAATACAAAGACCAAGTAATAACCAACACTGGCTACTGTTTTAATAACACCCTTGGCATCTGATTCATTCTTGGCCACTCCCCATTTTTGGAAAGTGCGGTCAGCGTGAATGGCACGCAGGCCTTTGACAATCAATTTACGTACAATTACCGCAATAATCCAGGCAATGAGGATTAAGAGAATAGTCCCTAGGATATTAGGAACTGCTGCGATAATTGGATCTAATAAAGTATGTAAGAAATCCATTATAATCTCCTCCTAATACAAAATATTACTATTTTTATTACCTTAATTATATCAACCTTTAATAATATTTTAAAATAATATGAACTTTTCCTTTAAAATTTACACAAAGCGACAAATATTTTGTACTTAATAAAGAAGTTTTACGATTATAAGAAAGTATTTTTGTTCCTAGTCCTACTTGGTCTCCAAATAGTGAGCCAGAAGTTCAAGTGTCTGCATTCGCTTGTCAATTCCTGGAACTAGGGGCATAATCAGAGCTTCGTCAGCATCTAAGTAATTGATCCAATCCTTCAGCTGGCTGGCTACTTGGCTGGCCTTGCCATGGAGCATCCGAGTGCGGTTACTCTTAATTTTTTCAGCCATCTGACTAGTGATTTCGGTTGCTTTAGCCGTTTTGATGGATGGCATCCGTTGGTAGTAAGAGAACTGATCTTGACCTAAAAGCCATAAATCTAAGGACCGGGTCAAGTCTTCCGCCACTTCTTCTTGGTCAGCGGTAGCTACAAAGGCTGAAAACATGACCTTAGGCTCCTGTAATAATTGTGAGGCTTTAAAGTGCTTGCGGTAAGTGGCAATAGCTTGGCGTCCCACTTCAAGAGCATCTTCTCTGGCATAGGGGAAGATCCCATAAACATAGGCACAGCCCGCTTCAGCGGCCCACTTAGCCCGGCGAACACTAGTGGATAAGAGCCACATTGCCGGTAAGTCTTCGACTTGGGGATTGGCTAAAATTCTAGTTTGCCCATCATCAATTTGGGTGAGATAGTTATAGACTTGTCTCAAGTCCTCTTCATAAGAAGGGATCTTGTCACTAGCCCGTTCCAGTGCCTTTCTAACTAGGGGTGTCCCCATATTATTGCCCACGCCCAGATCAATCCGTCCTGGAAAATAAGCTTCCATCACCTTAAAGTTTTCTACCACCTTATAAGGACTGTAATGGGGCAACATGATACCTCCCGAACCAATCCGAATACGTTGGGTATTATTGAGTAATTGCATCATAATGACTTCTGGACTCGAAGAAGCAAAGGCGGGAACATTATGGTGTTCGGCCATCCAAAAGCGCTGGTAACCCAAGTCTTCCGCCTTTTGGGCTAACTGAATCGTATGGGCTAAGGCTTGGCTAGCGGTTTTGCCTTCATCAATCACTGCATAATCTAAAACACTTAATTTCACCCGATAGACCTCCTTTATTTTATTCACTTATAGTATAACACGGCATGACTAAGAACATTCATTGGACCCTAGAGAAGATTCATACTTAGCTTGACTTGGCATTTTAGGTTAAAAGCCATAGAATATAATTAATAAAATCATTAGGAGGTTATTATGAAGCAAGCATTGAACCCTAAGTACCAAGCCTTATTCCAGCCACTGACCTTGCCCAATGGGATTGAATTGGCTAATCGCTTTTCTTTAAACCCCCTGACGACCAACTCGTCGACTCGGGAAGGTTTTGTAACCGATGAAGACATCAATTACGCCAAAAGACGTAGCCAGTCTGCTCCCTTACAAGTCACTACTGCAGCCTATATTGAAGACTATGCCCAATTGTTTGAATTTGGACCTAGTGTCCGCGATGACCGTTTTATTGAGGGCCTAAGTCAGCTGGCCAAGGCCATGAAAAAGGACGGCGCCAAGGCCATCCTCCAATTGACCCATGCTGGGCGTTTTGCTAAGGCAACTTTAAAAGACTACCATGTCGTTTACGGACCTAGCTACATGCATCTCAAGAGTCCAGTCGAACATGACGTCCTAGCCATGAGTCAGCGTAAAATTGACCACGTCATCCAACAATATAAAGAAGCCACCAGACGGGCCATTGAAGCCGGTTTTGACGGGGTAGAAATTTCTAACGCCCAACGGTTATTGCCCCAACAATTCTTCTCTCCCTTCTCTAATCAAAGAGAGGACCATTATGGCCCCCAAAGTCTAGAAAACCGGGCCCGCTTTGGGGTTGAGGCTACTCAAGCCATCCAAGAGGCGATTGATGAATCCGGAGTGAAGAACTTTATCTTGGGCTTCCGCGGCACCCCAGAAGAAACCCGGGGCAATAAAGTTGGCTATAGCGTTGATGAATTTAATAATTATTTCGACCGTCTCCTAAATGTTGCCGATATCCAATACTATGCCATTGCTAGCTGGGGCCATGACATCTACCTCGAAAAAGTTCGTAGCGAAAAGCATAAAGGCGAGTATGTCAACCAAGTGGTTAAGGACCATATCGATGGCCGGGTACCAGTCATCGCTACCGGAGGAATTAATTCTCCTGATAAGGCCTTAGCTGCCCTAGAACATGCGGATATGGTGGGACTGTCTTCTGTATTTGTCACTGAACCTGACTTCGTGACCAAATTGGCCCAAGGGCAAGAAGATGCTATCGATATCAGTCTCCACCCAAAAGACTTAGCTGACCTCGCCATCCCCCAAGGAGCCTTTAAGGACTTAGTTGAATTTATGGACTATGGGGGTTCCTTACCCCAAGCAACCCGCCAGGACCTCCGCCAATTAAACCAACAAGATACCACTTCTTACTTTAAGGATTATCAATAAAAGGCAAAAAAAGCAGACGCCCAGTTTTAAAAGCGTCTGCTTTTTTAGTCTGATGATTCTTAAATATCTAAGCCAATTTCAAATTCACGCGGTTTCTTCTTGAAGAGGTATTCGCCGTTGCGAACCGAAGCCAGGCATTCTACTCGGTTACGGACCGCTTCAAATGGGCTTGGCGCATCTAAAACGATGAAGTTGGCTGGTTTATCAGCTGCTAGGCCATATTGGTCTTCGATGTAGAGGGTTTTAGCCCCATTATAGGTAATTAAATCCAAGACCCGTTCAAAGTCTTCGTCAGACATGATTTGCGCAGCATGGATCCCATTATCTAAGATATTCATCATATTTCCATTACCAGCTGGGTACCAAGGATCGACAATCGAGTCTTGACCAAAGGAAACATTAATATCATTGTGGAAAAATTCCGCTACCCGCGTCAAGCCACGACGTTTTGGATAGGAGTCTGACCGCCCTTGTAGGTACATATTTTCTGTGGGTTGGGAGGTGAAGTTCATCTTGGATTGTTGGAAGAGTTGCATGAGACGGAAGAAATAAGCGTCATCTGCTGAACCTAGTGAACAGGTATGACTAGCTGTTGTTCTGGGGCCATAACCTTCTGTTAAGACCAAGGCATTGAGTAACTGAACGAAGCGGGACTCAGGGTCGTCGGTTTCGTCACAGTGGACGTCAATCAACTTGTCATATTTCATGGCTAATTCCACAATTTTATGGATGGATTTTTCCCCGAGTTCTCTCGACCATTCAAAGTGAGGAATCCCACCTAAAACATCGGCCCCCATTTTTAAGGCTTCTTCCATCAATTCTAGGCCTTGACCATTACCGTCTTTATAGGCAAAGACCCCTTCTTGAGGGAAGGCAACCACTTGGATAGTGACCTTATCTTTTAATTCATCACGAACTTCCAACATGGCTTCGATATTTTTTAATTCAGGATCGGTACAGTCCGTTTGCGCCCGAATATATTGGGTACCGTATGCCATCACGTCGCGGACTGCTTGGTACATGCGTTCCTTAGCTTCTTTTTTACTTTGTCCTAATTTAATGTGAGACCAGCGAGCAATCCCTTCATAGAGGGTCCCGGTCGCATTTTCAGAGTTATCAGCTTTGCCGGTGAAATAGTAGTCTAAGTGCAGGTGAGAATCCACATAAGGTGGGATAACTAACTTACCCCCTAAGTCAATGACTTCATCTGCTTCACCTAAATCCTTACCAAAAGCAGTAAATTTACCGTCTTCAATCATAAATTCATTGGCATCTGCTTGCTTATAAATTACTGCATTAGTAAATTTTTTCTTCATAGCATAACCTCCATTAATTTAATCGTTACACTTCCATCCTACTCTATTTTCACGTTTTTTGAAAGTTTATTATCCAAAGCTGGTCAAGACTGGCTCAGCCATTTCCTAAAAGTTTTGTAGGTCGATGATGGTTCGCCCCATATGCTTACCGGCCTTTAAGGCTTCAACTGTTTCTTCAATTTGGTCTAAGCCCACACTGTCATAAGATAAACGGTCAACCACCTTCCAGTCAGTGGCGAGTTTATTCCATAATTCCTGCCGGTAATTGATATCAAGTTCTGTGCTGTTAATGCCTAGCAAGTTCACCCCCCTAAGGATTAAAGGAAGGACGGTCGTCTCCAACTTACTGCCTCCTGCATTCCCACACAGGGTCATCGATCCCCACTCGCTAATAAAGGTCATGGCCTGAGCAGCAACCTGGCCCCCAACCGTATCTAAGACAAAGTCAAAGCGGCGTTTATTCAAGGGCTTGTCCCCTTCTAAATCCGCTGGCCAGATCACCTGACTAGCCCCTAATCGTTTAACTAATGACTCTTGGTAATCCTTCCTTATCAAGGCACTAATATTTTTGAAACCTAACTTATTCAGGATGGCTAAGGCGATACTCCCTACCCCACCACTAGCACCAGTGACCAGAATTTCAGGCTGCTGGTCAAGGTCCATACCGTGCTTCAATAGGCTATCCACCGAATAAGCAGCGGTCAGTCCAGCTGTCCCATAAATCATGGCTTCTTTTTCACTAATCCCCTCTGGCAGAGTCACTAACCACTCATAGGGCACTTTGAGGTATTGGCTATAACCGCCGTTATGGGTCACTCCCGCTGCTGAACAAGTATTAATCACTTTTTCTCCTATCTTGGCCTCAGGATGACTGGTCTCAACGATTTCCCCACTAGCATCGATCCCAGGAATGAGTGGATAGGAACGAATCACGCCTCCCTGGTGCTGGGTGGCTAGCATATCCTTATAATTCATCGATGAATAGGCCAGCTTGACGATCGTATCGCCCTCATCCACCGCCTTATCTCCCAATTGATAATCTTCTAAAGCATAAGAGGTTTCATCGTCATGGCTACGCACAACAACAGCTTTAAAAGTCTCCTTCATCTTAATCCCTCCATATTCTTATCGAGTACTACAATTTTCTACTTGCAGTATGTCAAGAAGGGGGTTAAAAATCAAGGGAAGCGCTTTCTTTTAAGACCAGAAAAGAGCCTACGAACTAGTCGTAGACTCCTAGACATTTTGTTTTAAAATATGCGTTTCTATATACAAATAACTTTATTATATTGGCTTATATATTATGTATCATTGTACCGATTATTTAAAACTGAACTTCTTTAATAATTTTTCCTGTATACAATGAATAAACAGTGTTATTTATTATTTTTCGATCTTTAATAGTATAAATATTAGCTCCATAATTTTCATCAAATCGAACTTTTCCATCACTCATATCTTGACCAGCAAAAGCAATAGCATCAGCTGTAAAATAAGGAATCCCTTGATAATAATCCGCAAATTGGTGATGAGTATGTCCTGTCAATATCCCCATCGTTGGATTGTCGCATAGGATTTGACGAAAAACCTTGGGAGTTTCTAAAGCCGGAATATCTGCTTGTCTTTCAATCAAATGATGATGCATCATAAGAAGAACTGGTCCATTATTTAGCTTTCGATATGTTTCCTTTAACCAATTTAAGCGCTCGTTGTCTATAAAACCATTTGATAATCCATATTGAGAATTATCAAAGCTAACGATTGAAAAATTTTCTAAGTTAAAAACTTTACAATAAGGTCTATTGTCTTCTTGATTCAAAAATCCTTTATAAAAATTTTCCTTGATATCATGATTACCTAAAGCAACAAAGTAAGGCACTGATAATAGGCTATCTAACAAGATTTTTAACTGCTGATAATCCTCCACTGTACCATCATCACAAAGATCTCCAGTGATTACTACATAATCATATTCAACACCTTTATTCTTCAACAAATTAATTAAATGAGTCAATTTCAATTGTGGATGCTGCATCAATTGAAGCATTTGTAAATATTCGGTTGATGAATCAGAATATTTCACTTTAAAATGAATGTCAGACAAATGCAAAATTTTCATAAATTTACACAACCTTACCGTAATCTATTCCTTATCATTCCTGCTAATTGATCAATTAGATAAACTGTAATAATTACACCAATTAATATAATGCTTACAGTTGGCCAATTACGCGCTTGAATAGCGAAAATTAGAGGGGCTCCGATCCCTCCAGCTCCTACTAACCCTAGAGTTGAAGCACTTCTAACTGCAATTTCAAAATGATTCAATACTAGAGAGCCACACATAGGTAATACTTGGGGAATTCGTGCATAAAATAAAATTTGCCAGAAATTGGCTCCAACAGCTTCCATCGCTTCCACTGGCGTGTCATCTGCATTTTCTATCTCTTCAGTAAATAACTTTCCTATCATCCCAATCTGATGAATGCCAATTGCCATTACGCCGGCAAAGGGGCCTGGGCCTACCATTTTAACAAAAATCATAGCATAAACTAATTCAGGAAAAGCTCGTAAAACATTCAATATTAACTTGCCTAATTTAGCTACCCAGGGAGCATTTTTCCAAAAATCTGAGACACTAAATAGAACAAAAGGTAAGGATAAAATTGTACCAATAAAAGTTCCTAGAAAAGCTATACCGATAGTAATTAATAAGAGCGATACTAAATCTTCACCACTACCATCATAAATAAAGGACCAGTCTGGTGTCATCAGTCCACTCATAACATTACCGATATTAGCAAGTTTAATATTCTCTAATGCTGAGTAGTCTATGGTTATTGCAGATACAACAAATACAAGGACTAAAATCAACATATAAATCCAGTTTTTATTTTGTTTTTTGATCATTTATTAGCGCACCCGCTTTCTAATTGCTTCGCTGACGGTATCAGTGAGCCAAACAACGAGTAAAATCATTAGAATAATCATGGATACTCTTTCATATTGCAATAGAGCTAGTGATGAATTTAAAATTACACCAATTCCACCTGCACCAACATAGCCTAAAACTGTGGAAGCTCTAACATTAACTTCAAATGCATAGAATGAATAAGAAATAATTGAAGCTATAATTTGAGGAAAAATTGCCCAAAATATCATTTGAATCCGATTTGCACCTACGGCATAGGTTGCTTCAATTGGTAAGTAATCAATTGTTTCGATACTTTCATAAATCAACTGTGACACCATTCCAAAAGTAAAAATAGCAATTGTCATTACACCAGTAAATTCACCTATACCAATTATCGCTACTAGTAAGGCAGCTAAAAGAAGGTTAGGGATTGTTCGAATAATACCTAGTAAAAATCGAAAAATAGATGTAATAATTTTATTATCAGTAACTACAGTCGTTGCTAGCAAAGAAAAAGGAATCGCCACAAGAACACCAAGAACTGTACCCACAACAGACATAGCCAAAGTTTGAAACATTGGTCCAATTAACTCTGGAATATAGGAAAAATCTGGTTTTAAAAAACGACTTAAAAAGCTCGTCATTTGTTTAGTATTTGTAAACAGACTTGAAAAATCAGCGTCTGTAATGGAAACACTGGCTAATAAACATATAATTACAATAAAGAGGATGAAAAGGTTATGGTAAAGATTATAGTGGACCGTATCTTTAAGCTTCACCCTAAACACTTCCTTCCATCACTTTTGCAATATCTTGCCCATATATCTTTGATAATTGATCATCCGTTAATTCATTTGGACTCCCATCAAAAATAATTTTCCCTTTTTTAAAACCCAGTATTCTAGTGGAAAATTGTTTTGCCAGTTCAACCGAATGAATATTAACCAATACTGTTTTTCCTAAAGTGGTATTAATATTTTTTAAGTCACTCATAACCCGTTGAGAAGTTATTGGATCTAAATAAGCAACAGGTTCATCCGCTAAAATAATCTTGGCCTGTTGAACTAAGGTCCTTGCAATTGAAACCCGCTGCTGTTGTCCACCACTTAGTTCGTCACAACGAGAATGTAATTTATCACTTAATTCAACCCGTTCCAAGGCCTCCAAACATAACTCATAATCTTCTTGAGAAAATAAGCCCAGAATACTCTTCCAGGTTGAATAATAGCCTAAACGACCTGACAAAACATTTTTTTGAACAGTACTTCTCTTCACCAAATTAAAACTTTGTGCAATCATACCAATATCGCGTCGAAGCATACGAAGCTCTTTCTTAGAAGCGTTAGTTATTGATTTATCACCAATTACAATTTCACCTTTAGTGATGTTAATTAAACGATTAATCGAGCGCAAAAACGTACTTTTTCCTGCGCCGCTTAGGCCAATAATAGATACAAATTCTCCGTCTTCTATTTGAATATTTATATTATCTAAACCTTTTACACCATTAGAATATT
Protein-coding sequences here:
- a CDS encoding amidohydrolase family protein, with product MKKKFTNAVIYKQADANEFMIEDGKFTAFGKDLGEADEVIDLGGKLVIPPYVDSHLHLDYYFTGKADNSENATGTLYEGIARWSHIKLGQSKKEAKERMYQAVRDVMAYGTQYIRAQTDCTDPELKNIEAMLEVRDELKDKVTIQVVAFPQEGVFAYKDGNGQGLELMEEALKMGADVLGGIPHFEWSRELGEKSIHKIVELAMKYDKLIDVHCDETDDPESRFVQLLNALVLTEGYGPRTTASHTCSLGSADDAYFFRLMQLFQQSKMNFTSQPTENMYLQGRSDSYPKRRGLTRVAEFFHNDINVSFGQDSIVDPWYPAGNGNMMNILDNGIHAAQIMSDEDFERVLDLITYNGAKTLYIEDQYGLAADKPANFIVLDAPSPFEAVRNRVECLASVRNGEYLFKKKPREFEIGLDI
- a CDS encoding metallophosphoesterase family protein — protein: MKILHLSDIHFKVKYSDSSTEYLQMLQLMQHPQLKLTHLINLLKNKGVEYDYVVITGDLCDDGTVEDYQQLKILLDSLLSVPYFVALGNHDIKENFYKGFLNQEDNRPYCKVFNLENFSIVSFDNSQYGLSNGFIDNERLNWLKETYRKLNNGPVLLMMHHHLIERQADIPALETPKVFRQILCDNPTMGILTGHTHHQFADYYQGIPYFTADAIAFAGQDMSDGKVRFDENYGANIYTIKDRKIINNTVYSLYTGKIIKEVQF
- a CDS encoding mechanosensitive ion channel codes for the protein MDFLHTLLDPIIAAVPNILGTILLILIAWIIAVIVRKLIVKGLRAIHADRTFQKWGVAKNESDAKGVIKTVASVGYYLVFVFFLPAILNGLNIGGVLEPITNMFDKFFAFIPNIIGSGLILVLAFYLCGFVRDLVQGLLEKVDIDGWMNKLVNKSEGAVGETVKDQVDAAPSGNKLAKVGATIVYVLLFIPLLTAALEVLGIESISRPIINVLNMMLAAIPNILVAAILIAVGGLVSKLVGDLIENLLEAANINKYTKYLNASGDVNVKLSAIVANIVKAVIVIFFFVEALNVLQLEVLNTIGAAIIAYLPLVLSAVIILILGVVGGNLLSQFLKESTGSNILANIVQYGLIALAIFMALDQLQFAQTIVNTGFMFIVGGAAVAFALAFGLGGRDFAKKQLEHLDRKLHEGEADKKDQDGDHSQF
- the phnC gene encoding phosphonate ABC transporter ATP-binding protein; this translates as MLEFKDVSKEYSNGVKGLDNINIQIEDGEFVSIIGLSGAGKSTFLRSINRLINITKGEIVIGDKSITNASKKELRMLRRDIGMIAQSFNLVKRSTVQKNVLSGRLGYYSTWKSILGLFSQEDYELCLEALERVELSDKLHSRCDELSGGQQQRVSIARTLVQQAKIILADEPVAYLDPITSQRVMSDLKNINTTLGKTVLVNIHSVELAKQFSTRILGFKKGKIIFDGSPNELTDDQLSKIYGQDIAKVMEGSV
- a CDS encoding YhdH/YhfP family quinone oxidoreductase, with the translated sequence MKETFKAVVVRSHDDETSYALEDYQLGDKAVDEGDTIVKLAYSSMNYKDMLATQHQGGVIRSYPLIPGIDASGEIVETSHPEAKIGEKVINTCSAAGVTHNGGYSQYLKVPYEWLVTLPEGISEKEAMIYGTAGLTAAYSVDSLLKHGMDLDQQPEILVTGASGGVGSIALAILNKLGFKNISALIRKDYQESLVKRLGASQVIWPADLEGDKPLNKRRFDFVLDTVGGQVAAQAMTFISEWGSMTLCGNAGGSKLETTVLPLILRGVNLLGINSTELDINYRQELWNKLATDWKVVDRLSYDSVGLDQIEETVEALKAGKHMGRTIIDLQNF
- a CDS encoding LLM class flavin-dependent oxidoreductase; amino-acid sequence: MKLSVLDYAVIDEGKTASQALAHTIQLAQKAEDLGYQRFWMAEHHNVPAFASSSPEVIMMQLLNNTQRIRIGSGGIMLPHYSPYKVVENFKVMEAYFPGRIDLGVGNNMGTPLVRKALERASDKIPSYEEDLRQVYNYLTQIDDGQTRILANPQVEDLPAMWLLSTSVRRAKWAAEAGCAYVYGIFPYAREDALEVGRQAIATYRKHFKASQLLQEPKVMFSAFVATADQEEVAEDLTRSLDLWLLGQDQFSYYQRMPSIKTAKATEITSQMAEKIKSNRTRMLHGKASQVASQLKDWINYLDADEALIMPLVPGIDKRMQTLELLAHYLETK
- the phnE gene encoding phosphonate ABC transporter, permease protein PhnE; its protein translation is MIKKQNKNWIYMLILVLVFVVSAITIDYSALENIKLANIGNVMSGLMTPDWSFIYDGSGEDLVSLLLITIGIAFLGTFIGTILSLPFVLFSVSDFWKNAPWVAKLGKLILNVLRAFPELVYAMIFVKMVGPGPFAGVMAIGIHQIGMIGKLFTEEIENADDTPVEAMEAVGANFWQILFYARIPQVLPMCGSLVLNHFEIAVRSASTLGLVGAGGIGAPLIFAIQARNWPTVSIILIGVIITVYLIDQLAGMIRNRLR
- a CDS encoding NADH-dependent flavin oxidoreductase; this encodes MKQALNPKYQALFQPLTLPNGIELANRFSLNPLTTNSSTREGFVTDEDINYAKRRSQSAPLQVTTAAYIEDYAQLFEFGPSVRDDRFIEGLSQLAKAMKKDGAKAILQLTHAGRFAKATLKDYHVVYGPSYMHLKSPVEHDVLAMSQRKIDHVIQQYKEATRRAIEAGFDGVEISNAQRLLPQQFFSPFSNQREDHYGPQSLENRARFGVEATQAIQEAIDESGVKNFILGFRGTPEETRGNKVGYSVDEFNNYFDRLLNVADIQYYAIASWGHDIYLEKVRSEKHKGEYVNQVVKDHIDGRVPVIATGGINSPDKALAALEHADMVGLSSVFVTEPDFVTKLAQGQEDAIDISLHPKDLADLAIPQGAFKDLVEFMDYGGSLPQATRQDLRQLNQQDTTSYFKDYQ
- the phnE gene encoding phosphonate ABC transporter, permease protein PhnE, with product MKLKDTVHYNLYHNLFILFIVIICLLASVSITDADFSSLFTNTKQMTSFLSRFLKPDFSYIPELIGPMFQTLAMSVVGTVLGVLVAIPFSLLATTVVTDNKIITSIFRFLLGIIRTIPNLLLAALLVAIIGIGEFTGVMTIAIFTFGMVSQLIYESIETIDYLPIEATYAVGANRIQMIFWAIFPQIIASIISYSFYAFEVNVRASTVLGYVGAGGIGVILNSSLALLQYERVSMIILMILLVVWLTDTVSEAIRKRVR